From the genome of Solanum pennellii chromosome 6, SPENNV200:
AGGTGCAAGCAAACACACATTCAGGATAAAACAAGAGAAAATGCTTGAGATGGTTGGGTTATGTCTAGTGTTGGCTTCCGTGTCAATTATGGCGAGTAAAGGTGTTAAAAATGGGACAAGATAGACCTAAAATCACATGGAAGGAAGTTGCCCCGAAAGACCTACAATCTCTTCGAATTCATGTAGGCCTACCAAGAAATAGGGCACAATggaataaaaagataaatataagtGATAATAACTAGTTGGCAATATGTTTTAGCCATATTAGTACATTTACTAAAGGTCTAttcaaagaaatattttatatctGCTGAAGATTTATATGCCAGAAAAATTGCAgagaaccttttttttttttcttcaatttattGCATATAATATTGCTCTGCGATGAGATTAAATGGAGCAACATAGTAAGTGAGGATTTATATAACCGATCCCAAACAATCCCAACTTGCTTGTGATTCGGACGTTGTTGTTATGCTGTTACTATATCTGGCATCATCTTGGGTATCTACATGATTTTTCAAAGAACTATGCTTTTACGATGTAACCTAGATCTATCATGGATACAGGGCTATATCTCTAGGATGCTTCGTGCACCAGACTGCCTTTTTTATCCCTTGTCCTTCCGCACCAGGCTGCCTCTTTTAGGAGGCAACTTTCTCTTAACAAAAGCTCTTAGAGTAGTTCAACCAACGGACTGAATGAGGCACGAAATAAATGAGAATAAACTAAGAAATGCAGAAAACACCAATTTGGTGCTGGTCCTGTTTCCAGTAAAAGAACCACATCAAGGAAAATGtgatttatgaatatatgaatcaGTCGTTTACAATCTTAGATTAAGCAAAGCTAATACCAGGAGCTTTAAATGCATTTTGTTCATCCATCACTCTCCTCACACCCTCAGAATCCACATACCTGCCCATACCTGCAAGGATATTAGCAAGAAGCACATAATCGCCACCATATTTGTTTTCCATCTCCATGATCTTCTGCATAACTCTTTCTCCCATATCTGCATTATCATGAAAACTACAAGCACCTAATAGTGTTCTCCAAATCACAACATTAGACATGATATTAGGTATCTCCAATGCTATCTTTTCTGCTTCTTCTAACCTACCTTCCCTCCCTAACATGTCAATCAGGCAACCATAATGCTTAATGTCTGGTTGAATCCCAAACTCATCAACCATCTTTCTGAGAAACTCGAGCCCCTCATCCACCAAACCTCCATGACTACAAGCATTGAGCATACTCAAAAACGTTATGCCATTTGGTTCAATACCTCCATCCACCATCATCTTATAACCATCGAAAGCTTCTTTTGCCATCCCATGCATTGCATATCCTGATATTATTGACGTCCATGACACCAAATTCTTTCTTTCATCTGATATATCCTCGAAAGCTCTAACAGCATCGTCTATACTTCCACACTTAGCATAAGCATCCACAAGTGAATTCATAACACGAATATCGAAAGCATCGATACCACTTTTCTCCCCGTAAGCATGAATCATTCGGCAACACTCTAGACACCGAACATTCCAAATAGCCGGGAAAATCGCCAATAGAGTCACTTCAGTCGGTTTAATCCCCTGAATCACAACCATTTCCCGAAACAATGACAAAGCCTCATTGTACCGACCCATCCTCGTATACCCATCGATAAGACCCGTCCATGAAATAACATTCTTCTCCGGCATTACATCAAACACCGCCCGAGCAACCTTAACATCACCCCATTTAATACAACCACTGATCAAAGCATTCCAAGTCACAGAATTTCTCAGAGGCATTTCATCAAACACCTTCTTGGCTTCACCAACCAATCCACATTCCCCATACATATTAACCAATGCAGTttgcacataaacatgagattcaAATCCATCCTTCAAACTCAAACAATGAATCTGCTTCCCAATACAAAACTTTCCTAAATTAGCTGACCCTTTAATCAAGAATGAATATGTAAAGCTATCAAAAAAGATAATGGGGTGATACTGTAACCGCAATTGTTTGAACATAAGAAAAGATTCTTGTGGGAAAATACCAAGAGAGTAATGCCGAATTAAAGAGTTCCATAGAGTTAATAAAATGGGTATTGAAGAAGTTGAGTTGAAGGTGTTTTCTGCAGTGGTGAATATTAACTGAGTATGAATTTGCTGAATTGGTTTGCGATGGTTTTGGTACTTTTTAACAAGACTAAGAAGATGATGAACATCTCTGCCCATCAAAGTTTCATTCTTTGAAGCATTAATGGACTAAATTTGAGAGCACAAAAAAAGCTCTCAACTTTCGAGCTTCACTGTCTTATGGCGAAACGCAATTCCAAGAAAATACTAGCATGCAAAATGGCTGTGCAGCTTGTAAACTTCATCTTAACACGAGGAAAGGCTCAAAATAATACTCATAATGGGTTTTAAGGATCAAAGTGATCTTTTCACGTGAATTATTAATAGTctatctttctctctctaacatTATTATCTTtgtattcttcttttctttttttaaaaaattcttcttctttcaatttttatttaattaacaaattaatttttcatattttattatgtcCATGTCTCTATTTTTAtcccaaaaaaatatgaaaagaggaacaaaaaggccgcaaatttgtataaaattacattttaaagcagaaatttcaaattattaaaattacagAAGTAAGAGTTCACCATTGATAGTCATTATAAAGCTTCaaagttttaattcattatttgcattttacgaatttgtgataagtttgaataaataattcctacaaataattgaaaatgtcaTTTGGAGTTcatatctcaattttaagagggtttgattaagtttataattgattttaggaaaaatattagattgaaatgaattaaatataacattaaaattatcttGCAActgtattaaaattgaattagataatacaattttaatgcagatttaattcattttgaaatttttttgatttatttgttacaattgaatacttgtttaattcattactGATATAACTTATCAGTTTATAAATCATTGTCATGTCTTTCGTTAGTTACagttttcattcattcttaatttctttcttctaattcaacttaaATACTGtttaatacaagtttaatgtatttaattcatttcacaaaattttttatttatttgttcctattggatacttgtttaatcattattgatacaagtttaattcactctTTAATTCACTGtctaatatttcatttgttgcattttttaattcatgcttaattttctcttctacctcgactttaatatttgtgtaatacatttttaaatacAAGTTTAGTGCATTTTGCAATTAATTGGTTGATTTGTTACGAttgtttacttgtttaattcattattaatacAAGTTTATTCAATTTACATGCATATTAAAGaatgttcttttgttttctacattatgcattcatatttaattctcTTCTAATAGTTCAACTTTATTATgtttgtaatacatttttaattcaagtttaattgaTTTTGCAGTTTCTTATACCTCTTCATTTGTTAGATTATACTACTTCTattctaataattcaactttaatatgtttgtaatacatttttagtttaaatttaattcattttgtagtttCTTATACGtcttcatttgttacgattatACTACTTCTattctaataattcaactttaatatgtttgtaaatacatttttaatttaaatttaattcattttgcagtttttttatacatttcatttgttacgattatATTACTTCGCTAATTAACTATTGATATAAGTTTTATAGAGCTTAGAATCATTGACTATTTtacggaaaaaaaaagaaaaaagagcaaTATTGAGACAGAgcaacaataaaaaaacaaaaaggaaatgaCAACAGAAAGGAagtaagaaagaacaaaataaagaaaagaaagaaaaaaaaggaagcgAGACATAGAAaacgagaaagaaagaaaaaggccAAATACATACGCAGGTCCCTAAAGTTGTTCGCGCTTTTCCCCCAGGTACCTCAACTAACCAAGATTCCTATTAAATCCTTTAACCCCCTATAAtttgatccttttaaatatttttggctGATGTGGAGCCAAACGTGATCTCACGTCCTGTAAGCGCGTGCAGACGCTTTAAAAGTGCTGATGTGGATCTTCAACCACCCACCAACGATCTTCTTCCCCCTTTTAACCCTAATTTCTCCCATTCTTCCCttatttctcctcttttgtttctcttcatcccttatttctcctcttttgtttctcttcatcattatttctcctcttatatctctttttcattgatttcttcTTAATCATTAAGTTCCAATGTCGAATTTATCTTCTTCAtcgatttcttcttcttcaactgcGAAGGTACTATGTCAATGTGGGAACGTTGTGGAAATGAAGACCTCATGGACGCAATCCAATCCTGGACGTAGGTTCCTTTGTTGCAAAACTTCAAAGGTaaatcaaattcattttttttgtccaATATAGTAAAGAATCACCttatttataattcaatttttttctttaattttgtaggCACGAGGTGGATGTGGATATTTTCGAtggtatgatgatgaaatgCCTGCTCAAGCTAGGAGGGTGATATGGGGTTTGTTGAAAAGAGTCAAAACATATGAATTGGAGAGGAATCGATCAAGAAAAGTATGGATAATATGCATCATCGTAGGGGTGATATTGGCTACTTGGATTTGTGTAACAAAATAATCTTAGTTGATTCATTTGTCTTCTATTAGATTCCTTCATAAAAGTATGTATGGTAGATTCTAGTGTTCTTTATGGGCAATTTAGATCgatttttctattgtaaatgccttgtgtttttattgtaatgatttaattgaaggaatgaagataATTTGTGCCTCAAAAGCAGTAAAAATTGATCATTCATGCCATTAATTTGCTCTAGTGAGCTCCAAGTTTCAAAGCAGTCAATACAAATTTCTGCTGCTAATTACACAACCAAAAAGTGACTTTTCTACATAAATTAGGCATTCTTTGGTGCACTAGATGTTCCACGCTTGTTTTTCCTTGACTGAGTGATACGTTGCAACTGTGAACCAGTGACAGCATCTCCACCATTCCACTTGAGTCCTCGAGGCTTATAACCAATATCAATATTTGTTGGAGATGCATCCTTATAAACTCTCGAATTGATAACTTTTTCTCCTGAAGTACCAGGCTGCATGGAAATATCTTAAAATGAGACTTTATATAGTAGAGTAAGAAATGAACAAAATTATGTATACACTTACATTAAAGGTTTGACTACCACTTGCATTTGTATAGATGCCAAATCCTATAGTCTTGGACCTTTTTTGTCTTCCTGTTGATATTGAAGCTTCCACAGCCCTTGGTTGATCAGGTTGCTGACTTGATACACCTCCAATGTTGAAAACACTGCCTCTTCCAATTTCACTGGCAGTGCCAGTACCTCTCCCAGTGCCTCTACCAGTGCCTCTACCAGTTCCTCTGTCAGTACCTCTCCCAGTGCCTCTCCCAGTGCCTCTGCATGTGCCTCTGCTTTTAGCAGGTTGTTGCTCTCTTCTAACAGCTGAAGAATCAAAACACATAGAACTGCCTTGATGATTGAATACTGGTGGCTGACTTGAGCTTGATGGTCTACTAAAAAGTGGTGGCTGACTTGAGCTTGATGGTTGGCTAAAAAGTGGTGGCTGGCTTGAGCTTGATGGTTGGCTAGACAATGGTGGCTGGCTTGAGCTTGATGGTTGGCTAGACAGTGATGGTTGGCTTGAGCTTGGTTTCCTGTTTGGGTAGCCTCCAGGTTGTCCCATTTCAGCCTATTAATACAGTAATAATAATTGATTATTGTAAATAATTGAAGCTTATTGTAAATGTATTAGAAGAGAATAATAACTTACCAATGTTGGACAAGATTTTTTGTTGTGGCCTACTTGATGACACagtgaacatgtcatttttaCTCCTCTTTTGGATAACTTTCCATACTTTTTTCTAGGCTCATTCTTTGCCTTTCTTCTGCACTTTGGTGGCCTACCAGGCATGACTTTTGGTTCAGGAGGTTCAATCACTACACCACTAGTGTGAGGCCACATTTTCATGTTTGGTATTGGCTGTAGAAAATGATTATAAGCCTTCAAAAAAGTCTCTTTCCTATACCAATGTACCACTTCATGTTCAGGTTCTATGCCTTTGTGCTGATATGCAAGCACAACATGTTGACATGGTATGCCCCTCAATTGCCATGTTCTACATGTACATGTCTTCTTTCTTATATCAACAATATGTCTGTATTGACCATCTAAGATTTCATACCCAATATCACCATTGAATCTAACTTCACAAAATCTAGCAAGATCTTTGTTCTCTTCTAGTACTAGTCTAGCCATAGGAGAGATATCTGAGATCCAAGTTTCAGCAAATTGCCTCATTGCAATATTTCTGTCCATTATCTTGTGCCTAATCTCCTCTAGCATAGTTATGATAGCCTTATGTCTAGCAACTAGTATCCAAGAATTAAAAGTTTCACACATATTGTTTTCAACAATGTCACACTTAGAATGCTCTTTAAAATATGCTTTGCACCAAGTAGTTTTTTCATAATGCAACAAGTCCTCACAAATTTTATTACCTAATTTGTTGAGTTTATCCATCTCATCTTCAAATTTCACTTCAAAACTTGACTTAGCACATCTCCAGAActgtttccttctttcttcacCACTCCATAATTGATGCCAGTTGGACCAGATATGTCTAGCACACCTTCTCTGCTCACTATCTGGTAGCAACTCACATAAAGCTGGTACAAGGCCCTATGTAAGCAGTTGTAGCACAAACATTAAAAAGTATTAgcaacacaagaaaaaaaataatagaacaaGATACAATGCAAAAACCATCTAACCTTCTGCATATCTGACATAACAGTCAGTCCATGTCCTGTGCCTAAGTTCAGATCTTCTATCAAGTACTTTAGAAAAAAACTCCAACTATGTTTTGTCTCTGTGTCAACAACAGCCCATGCGATTGGAAACATCTGTTGATTTCCATTTCTACCAACAGCAACCAACAATTCTCCCTTGCAAGAACCCTTCAGAAAACATCCATCAAAACCAATAATTTTTCTGCATCCTTCCAACCACCCCCTCTTCAATGCATCAAAGCAAACATAGAAGTAAACAAACAAAGTTTTTCCTGGCTGAGACTCTCTATCTGTCCTCACCCAACAGGAAGTACCAGGATTAGTATGTTTAATCATGTCTGCATAATCACACAATCTTGAAAATTCCATCTTCCAATCACCTAAGAACTCCTTGATAATCCTCTTTTTTGCCCTATGACAAACAGTTCTTCCAACATATaacccaaatttttttctcactAATTCCTGAATTTCCCATAATCTTATATATGGTTGACAGGTtatttcatccttgaactttTCTGCAACAAACTTAGATGTACACAACTTGTTCTTGGTCGATTGAGGACATACATGCACAGGATAATAATTTTTGACAACAAAATCACCAGAATCTTTATCTATACTAGCAAACAGCAACCATTTACATTTCTTGTCCTCACATTTAACTCTAACTCTTTTTTTGTCATTAGGCTTCAATTTTAACCTAGTTTTATATTGACAAGAATAGTCTGCAACAGCTTTTCTAAATTGTTCAGCACTTTCAAACACCATACCAAGCTCAAAAATTGCTACAACACAATCAGGATCAAATCTtacctttttactttttcttcttcttggtaAATCAACACCCTTCACAAATTCTGAATCCAATTCATCCCTACTGTCTTCACTGTCCAATTCTGAGCTATCTATATATTGCTCATCACCCCCTAGTCTTCCAGTGTATCTAGCAGCCTTATTCCTTCCTATGTCTTCAAAGCCTCTATCAACACCAGCTGTTCCAAGCTTTATTTCCTCAGTTTGAGtaggttttttctttttcactttgtttCTCCTTTCATTTCTAAGAGATCTTAATTCTTCATCAACCTCAGAGTCATCCACATCAGGAATAGCATCCTCTTGAGAGTCATCACTACTTTCTTCATTTGATTCAGTCCATTCCACATCTAGATCTGATATATCTCCTGGCTCAACTTCCACATTAACATTTTCAGATTCAGCCTCATGATTCAACCCTTCACTTGCAGTCACATTTATATCTTCTAAGTCTTCTTCAACGACAGACCCACAAAGCAAACCTGTTGTGAccacttctacatcatccaccACATGCTTTACATAAATGTCTAAAAAGTCACCATCTTTTAGGTCTTTGATGAGATTTACTAATGTTAAATCAGTGTCCACCTCAATAAAGCCATTTTTTGTGGGGTCTTTAACACAGAACCCACCAACAGTAATATACCCCAATTGTTTAGTGTAAAAAAGTAACTCGATTATTGAGAAGTGGTCCTTGTCGATATTAACATATTCCACCTCGGCTTCCCCTTTATAAGTAATTCCAGTTTTGTCCTGAATAAACTTACCACCATGATGAAAACGAGTTATAATAATGGCGTCCATAAGATTCCCTGAAACAAGGCTCCAAATTTTTCTGACAGTTATGAACAATAAAAACCAAAAAACCCTAACTTTATCTAGAtattaacaacaacaaccacattGATACTAAAACCCAgtatatatcaataaaaaacaCAGGATAAACACATATATTAAAAACACACAACCACAACAACATGCTCGTCACTTACCTCACACTCGTCAACTCAAAAATCGCGAATGAACTCCAAAATCGTCTGCAATCTTCGATGATTCCTTCAACAAAATACTCGAAATCACTTTAAAATGTAAGAATTTCAGCTGTAAAAGTAATTGAAAATGAGAGATTCTTAGGGTTTTCTCGTTTAGAAACGGGTTAAAAGTGATTTGGgtgaaaattgatttttaggTTTGATGACATAATATGTGGCACTGACGTGTAATTTGGTTGGAGTGTATTGGTCAAAATTTCCACGTGGGGAAGGTTCATCTCACACGcctaattaccaaaaataatttattgaaatttggCTCCACATCagccaaaaatatttaaaaggatcaaaTTATAGGGGGTTAAAGGATTTAATAGGAATCTTGGTTAGTTAAGGTACCTGGGGGAAAAGCGCGAACAACTTTAGGGACCTGCGTATGTATTTggccaaagaaaaaaaaggaaatgagacatagaaaaggagaaaaaaaaaaaaagagccaAACAttgaaaaggagaaagaaagagcgagacagaaaaaaggaaaaaaactaaaaaagttgctataaataataataaataaaaaatatcgttaaaattaataaatatttattaaaatatatcaatttatataatttttccttacTTTGACAAATATAATGCTTAAATATTACATGTTTGTTGTTTTAGGTGGAACTTTGTATAAAAAGAATACAAATTGattgtaaaaagaaaataaaggaaaatataagattattagATAGTATAATATAttgaacataaaataataaaaaaattaacatggCTTATACCAAATCAATCCTAAATGACATTTTTTGTATCGATCAAAAGATAAAGTCGTACGTTTTTAATCAAGGGAATAGTCACGTTCAATATGTTCCAAATGCTATGTTATTCTAGAGTGAATAGAAGCGGGTCGAATTTATATCGCCACAAAGTAATAATGTCATCTAAATTTAATCT
Proteins encoded in this window:
- the LOC107021731 gene encoding pentatricopeptide repeat-containing protein At1g09220, mitochondrial, yielding MGRDVHHLLSLVKKYQNHRKPIQQIHTQLIFTTAENTFNSTSSIPILLTLWNSLIRHYSLGIFPQESFLMFKQLRLQYHPIIFFDSFTYSFLIKGSANLGKFCIGKQIHCLSLKDGFESHVYVQTALVNMYGECGLVGEAKKVFDEMPLRNSVTWNALISGCIKWGDVKVARAVFDVMPEKNVISWTGLIDGYTRMGRYNEALSLFREMVVIQGIKPTEVTLLAIFPAIWNVRCLECCRMIHAYGEKSGIDAFDIRVMNSLVDAYAKCGSIDDAVRAFEDISDERKNLVSWTSIISGYAMHGMAKEAFDGYKMMVDGGIEPNGITFLSMLNACSHGGLVDEGLEFLRKMVDEFGIQPDIKHYGCLIDMLGREGRLEEAEKIALEIPNIMSNVVIWRTLLGACSFHDNADMGERVMQKIMEMENKYGGDYVLLANILAGMGRYVDSEGVRRVMDEQNAFKAPGISFA
- the LOC107022536 gene encoding uncharacterized protein LOC107022536 produces the protein MDAIIITRFHHGGKFIQDKTGITYKGEAEVEYVNIDKDHFSIIELLFYTKQLGYITVGGFCVKDPTKNGFIEVDTDLTLVNLIKDLKDGDFLDIYVKHVVDDVEVVTTGLLCGSVVEEDLEDINVTASEGLNHEAESENVNVEVEPGDISDLDVEWTESNEESSDDSQEDAIPDVDDSEVDEELRSLRNERRNKVKKKKPTQTEEIKLGTAGVDRGFEDIGRNKAARYTGRLGGDEQYIDSSELDSEDSRDELDSEFVKGVDLPRRRKSKKVRFDPDCVVAIFELGMVFESAEQFRKAVADYSCQYKTRLKLKPNDKKRVRVKCEDKKCKWLLFASIDKDSGDFVVKNYYPVHVCPQSTKNKLCTSKFVAEKFKDEITCQPYIRLWEIQELVRKKFGLYVGRTVCHRAKKRIIKEFLGDWKMEFSRLCDYADMIKHTNPGTSCWVRTDRESQPGKTLFVYFYVCFDALKRGWLEGCRKIIGFDGCFLKGSCKGELLVAVGRNGNQQMFPIAWAVVDTETKHSWSFFLKYLIEDLNLGTGHGLTVMSDMQKGLVPALCELLPDSEQRRCARHIWSNWHQLWSGEERRKQFWRCAKSSFEVKFEDEMDKLNKLGNKICEDLLHYEKTTWCKAYFKEHSKCDIVENNMCETFNSWILVARHKAIITMLEEIRHKIMDRNIAMRQFAETWISDISPMARLVLEENKDLARFCEVRFNGDIGYEILDGQYRHIVDIRKKTCTCRTWQLRGIPCQHVVLAYQHKGIEPEHEVVHWYRKETFLKAYNHFLQPIPNMKMWPHTSGVVIEPPEPKVMPGRPPKCRRKAKNEPRKKYGKLSKRGVKMTCSLCHQVGHNKKSCPTLAEMGQPGGYPNRKPSSSQPSLSSQPSSSSQPPLSSQPSSSSQPPLFSQPSSSSQPPLFSRPSSSSQPPVFNHQGSSMCFDSSAVRREQQPAKSRGTCRGTGRGTGRGTDRGTGRGTGRGTGRGTGTASEIGRGSVFNIGGVSSQQPDQPRAVEASISTGRQKRSKTIGFGIYTNASGSQTFNPGTSGEKVINSRVYKDASPTNIDIGYKPRGLKWNGGDAVTGSQLQRITQSRKNKRGTSSAPKNA